GCCAGACGCCGCCGCGGGCGAGGGCGTCCCCGTGCTGGGCGAGGACGTCGGTCGGCGTCCCGTCGGCGACGACGCCGCCCCCGGGCTCGAGGAGCACGAGACGGTCGACCAGGTCCAACCAGGTGCCGATGCGGTGCTCCACGACGAGGAGCGTCGCACCCGTGTCGTCGAGCAGTGCCCGGACGGCGTCGTGCACCTGGGACACGCCGTCGGGGTCGAGGTTCGCGCACGGTTCGTCGAGGACGAGCGCCCCCGGACGCATCGCCAGCACCCCGGCGAGGGCGAGCCGCTGCCGCTGGCCGCCCGACAGTCGGGAGGTGGAACGGTCGAGCGGCAGGTCGAGCCCGACCACGTCGAGCGCGTGCTGCACCCGCGGCCAGATCTCCGCTCGCGGGACGCCGGTGTTCTCGCACCCGAAGGCCACGTCGTCCCCGAGGCGTGACATGACGGTGTGCGCCTCGGGGTCCTGCATGACGAGGCCGACCCGGCCGCGGACGGTGCGCGGTTCGGCTTCGTCGACGAGGACCGTGCCCTCGACCGCCGCCGCGGTGTCGTCCGCGTCGTCCGGGTCGTCGGCGAGCACCCCGGCGGCGGCCCGCAGCAGGGTCGACTTGCCGGCGCCCGAGGGACCGACGACCGCGACCCGCTCCCCGGGGCCGACGACGAGGTCGACCCCGCGGACGGCCCAGGCGTGCCGCTCCGGGTAGCGCCAGCCCCAGCCGGAGAAGGCGATCCGTGCGGGGACGGTCGTCACGCTGCGGAGGCTCGTGGCCGGCGCCCCTGCTCCCGTCCGGCCGCGAACGACGAGAGGACACCGGTGCGGGCGAGTGCGCGGACGAGCAGCCACGACCCGAGGCCGGAGATGACGACCCCCGAGACGATCGCGCAGATGACGTAGACGACCTGGAAGGAGGCGGTCGCGCCGGCGTAGTACCGGAAGGCGTCGTTCAGGCCGAGTGCGAGCCCGGTGGCAGCGCCGGCGAGCATGACGACCGGCAGACGCCAGACGCTGTACAGGAAGATCGCGAAGACGATCTCAGCGCCGATGCCCTGGACGAGCCCGGACAACAGAGTGCCCCAGCCCCACTGGGTGCCGAGCATGGCCTCGACCGACGCGGCGACGATCTCGCCGAACAGTGCGGCACCCGGCTTGCGGACGACGATCGCGACGAGCGGCCCGGCGAGCAGCCAGACCCCGCCGACCAGGGCCTGCGACCCGGGCAGGACGAGACCGAGCCCCGCGCCGATCGGCTCGTAGGCGAAGTCCCAGAGCTTGAAGACGACGCCGACCGCGACGGCGAGGACCGCGGCGACGACGATGTCGACGACGCGCCAGCGCAGTGAGCGCTTGGCGGTGGGCCGTCCGGTGGGCGTGACGATGGGTGTGCCAGTGGACATCGCGATGACTCCTCCCTGCGCCGGCATGATCCGGATCAGGTTCGACGGTCGGAGCGCGGTTCGCTCCCTCTCAGCCCGCTCTGGCGGACTCCCGTGTGTGTCCCAGCAGTGTACCCACCGGACCGTAGGCGCGTGGTCACGTGACCACGGGCCTCCGTCCCGGTCAGGCGGTCACTTCTTGAGCGCGCGCACCAGCTTGACGAGCACCTTGCCGCCGACCCAGATGACCGGGATGCTGACGGTGAGGAGCGCGATGAGGTTCGGCTCGAACGCGAGGTCCTGCCCCGGGCGGCGGACGTACGCGCCGACCGGCAGCGAGACGGCACCGCCGCCACCGCCGCCCGCGCCGTCCTCGTCGGCGTCGGAGCCGCCGCCGAAGCCGTACCAGTTGACGGACACGGGGATCAGGGTGCTGTCCCCGACGTCCACCGGGTCGCCGTAGTTCGAGGCGACGCCGACGGGCCGCACCTTGTCTGCGATCTGCGTGACGATGTTGGTCATGGCGGCGACGCTACTCCGCGCGGACTGGCCGTCGGGCCGCTCGTGACGATCTGTGGAGAAGGGCCGACCCGTCGCGCCCGTGGTCCGCCCTGTGGAGGAACGGTCCCGCCTCCGTCGCGTCCGCCTGTGGAGCACGCGCTCCCTCCACAGGGCGCGCCAGCGGCGCGGACATCACAGGGGTCCGCCGATACGTTGGCCCAGTTCACCCCTTCTGGAGGCACGTTTGCACACCTGGCCCGGCAACCCCTACCCGCTCGGCGCGACCTACGACGGCAGCGGCACCAACTTCGCCGTGTTCAGCGAGGTCGCCGAAGGGGTCGAGCTCTGCCTGTTCGACGCCGACGGCACCGAGGAGCGCGTCCGCCTCGTCGAGGTCGACGCGCACGTCTGGCACGCGTACCTGCCGACCGTCGGCCCGGGGCAGGAGTACGGGTTCCGCGTGCACGCGCCGTACGACCCGGCCAACGGGCTGCGCTCGAACCCCGCCAAGCTGCTGCTCGACCCGTACGCCAAGGCGACCAGCGGTGACATCGACTGGGACCAGTCCCTGTTCTCGTACACGTTCGGCGACCCGGACTCGACCAACGACGAGGACTCCGCGTCCCACATGGTCAAGGGCGTCGTGATCAACCCGTTCTTCGACTGGCAGGGCGACCGGGCTCCCCGCATCCCCTACGGCGAGACCGTCATCTACGAAGCCCACGTGAAGGGCCTCACCGAGACGCACCCCGACGTGCCCGAGGAGCAGCGCGGCACCTACGCCGGCGTCGCGCACCCGGCCGTCATCGAGCACCTGAAGCGACTCGGCGTGACCACGCTCGAGCTCATGCCGGTGCACCAGTTCGTGAACGACTCGACCCTGCAGGACAAGGGGCTGTCGAACTACTGGGGCTACAACACGATCGGCTTCTTCGCGCCGCACGCGCACTACTCGTCGTCCGGCGACGGCGGGCAGCAGGTGCAGGAGTTCAAGACGATGGTGCGGGAGCTGCACCGGGCCGGCATCGAGGTCGTCATCGACGTGGTCTACAACCACACCGCGGAGGGCAACCACCTCGGCCCGACGCTGTCGTTCCGCGGCATCGACAACGCCGCCTACTACCGCCTGATGGACGACGACAAGCGGTACTACATGGACGTCACGGGCACCGGGAACTCGCTCAACGTCGGCCACCCGCACTCGCTGCAGCTCATCATGGACTCGCTCCGCTACTGGGTGACCGAGATGCACGTCGACGGCTTCCGCTTCGACCTCGCCGCCGCCCTGGCCCGCGAGTTCTACGAGGTCGACCGTCTGTCGGCGTTCTTCGAACTCGTGCAACAGGACCCGATCGTGTCGCAGGTGAAGCTCATCGCCGAGCCGTGGGACGTCGGCCCCGGCGGGTACCAGGTCGGCAACTTCCCCCCGCAGTGGTCGGAGTGGAACGGCAAGTACCGCGACACCGTGCGCGACTTCTGGCGGGGCGAGCCCTCGACCCTCGGCGAGTTCGCCTCACGCATCTCCGGGTCGGCCGACCTCTACGAGCACGACGGCCGCACGCCCAAGGCGAGCATCAACTTCATCACCGCCCACGACGGCTTCACGCTCCACGACCTCGTCGCCTACAACGAGAAGCACAACGACGCCAACGGCGAGGACAACAACGACGGCGAGAGCCACAATCGCTCGTGGAACTCCGGCGTCGAGGGCCCGACGGACGACCCCGAGGTCACCGCGCTCCGGCTGCAGCGTCGACGGAACTTCCTTGCCACGCTGCTGCTCAGCCAGGGCGTGCCGATGATCGCGCACGGTGACGAGCTCGGCCGCACGCAGCAGGGCAACAACAACGTCTACGCGCAGGACTCCGAGCTCAGCTGGATCGACTGGGCCACCGCCGACGACGAGCTCATCCAGTTCACCGCCGACGTCGTCAAGCTCCGCCACGACCACCCGACCTTCCGCCGGACCCGGTACTTCAACGGTCGTCCGGTCCGCCGTGGCGAGGGCGAACCGCTGCCCGACGTCGTGTGGCTGACCCCCGCGGGTGACGCCATGCAGCCCGAGGAGTGGGACTCCGGGTTCGGCAAGAGCGTCGGCATGTACCTGAACGGCGAGGGCATCCGCGGCCGTGACGCCCGTGGGGAGCGCGTCACCGACGTGGCCTTCCTGACGTACTTCAACGCGCACGACGGCGTCGTCACCTTCACGCTGCCGCCCGAGGAGTACTCCCCGGGTTGGACGGTGCGCATCGACACCGCCGAGCCCGGCGCTCGCGAAGAGGTGCTCGAGGCCGGTGAGCCGCTCGACGTGCCCGCGCGGTCGATGATCGTCCTGCGCGCCGAGCCGGAGCACGAGATCCAGCGGACGCCGGTCGACACGGCGCAGCAGGGCGAGCCCGAGCACCCGGCGGCGACCCCCGCCAACCCGGCCGCCTCCGCGGCGCCGAGCGCTGCCGGGACGGCCGGTGCCGCCGGCGTCCCGGCAGCCGCCTCCTCCGCCTCCGCGGCTGAGCCCACGACCGACGCTGCACCCGTCAGCGACGCACCCGACCCCACCGAGACCGACACCCCTGGGAGTGCCGCATGACCCGCCGCCACCCGACCTCGACCTACCGTCTGCAGGTCACGGCCGACTTCGACCTCAGCGCCGCCCGTGACGTCGTGGACTACGTCCGCGACCTCGGCGCCGACTGGATCTACCTCTCCCCCGTCCTCCAGGCCGAGCCCGGCTCCGGACACGGGTACGACGTCGTCGACCACACGCACGTCGACACCGAGCGGGGTGGGGACGACGCACTCCGTGCCCTCGCCGACGCCGCGCACGCGGTCGGGCTCGGCGTCCTGGTCGACGTCGTGCCGAACCACGTCGGCGTCGCCACGCCCGCCGTGAACCCGTGGTGGTGGTCGCTGCTCGAGCACGGGCAGGAGTCCCCCGTCGCGTGGGCCTTCGACGTCGACTGGGCAGCGGGCGACGGACGCATCCGCGTCCCGGTCCTCGACGACCGGCTGCTCGAGGGCGTCACGCTCGACCGCGGAACCGGCGACGGCTCGGCCGACGGTCCGCGCCTGCTCGTGGGTGAGACCGCCTACCCGACCGCTCCCGGCACCGTCCAGGACGGCGACGACGTCGAGGCCGTGCACGCACGCCAGCACTACGAGTTCGTGCACTGGAAGCGCGCCGACTCCGAGCTGAACTACCGCCGCTTCTTCGCGGTGAACACCCTCGCGGCCATCCGCGTCGAGGAGCCCGAGGTCTTCGCGGCCTCCCACGGCGTCATCGGCTCGTGGTTCCGCGACGGCCTGGTCGACGGGCTGCGGATCGACCACCCGGACGGGCTGTACGACCCGGCCGGGTACCTGGACGACCTCGCCGACCTGACCGGTGGCGCCTACACGCTCGTCGAGAAGATCCTCGAGCCCGGCGAGCTCCTGCCCGCGTCGTGGCCCGTCGACGGCACGACCGGGTACGACGCGCTCGGCTTCGTCGACCGGGTGTTCGTCGACCCCGCGGGCGAGGCACCGCTAGCCGCCCTCGAGGACCGGCTGCGCGGCGCACACGTGGCGTGGCAGGACCTGACCCGCGGTACGCGCCGTGGCATCGCCGACGGCATCCTGAACAGCGAGGTCCGGCGCCTGGCCCGTCTGCTCGTCACCGATCCGAGCGTGCAGGGTGTGGGCGAGCCCCTCGCCGAGGAGCGCATCGTCGACGCGGTCGCCGAGGTCGTCGCGAGCTTCGAGGTCTACCGCACGTACCTGCCCGAGGGCATCCACCACCTCATCGAGGCGCTCGAGGTCGCGGCGGAGTCCCGTCCGGACCTCGCCGACGTGGTCGACCGCATCGCCCCGGCGCTCTGCGACCCGGACAACGCCGCCGCGGTCCGACTGCAGCAGACCAGCGGGATGGTGATGGCGAAGGGTGTCGAGGACACGGCCTTCTACCGCACCTCGCGGCTCTCGTCCCTCAGCGAGGTCGGCGGCGACCCGAGCGTCTTCGCCGCGACCACCGCGGAGTTCCACGCCGCACAGGTCGAGCGCCTGGCGAGCTGGCCGTCCGCCATGACGACCCTGACCACGCACGACACCAAGCGCAGCGAGGACACCCGGGCGCGGATCGCCGTGCTGGCGGAGCTCGGTGGCGAGTGGACCGAGGTCTTCGACCGGCTGAACGGTCTCGCGCCGCTCGAGGACGGCGTCTTCGCGAACCTGCTCTGGCAGGCGATCGTCGGCGCCCGACCGGCATCCCGCGAGCGGCTGCACGCGTACGCCGAGAAGGCCTCGCGCGAAGCCGGTGACAGCACGACCTGGACCGAACCGGACGAGGCCTTCGAGCGCCAGATGCACGCGCTCGTCGACGCCGCGTTCGACGACCCGGACGTCGTCGCCGTCCTCGACGCCCTCGACGAGCGCATCACCGCCGCCGGATGGTCGAACGGCCTCGGCGCGAAGATCCTGCAGCTCACCGCCCCCGGCGTCCCCGACGTCTACCAGGGCACCGAGGCGTGGGACCGCTCGCTCGTCGACCCGGACAACCGCCGACCGGTGGACTACGCCGAGCGCCGCCGCGTGCTCGCCGGCCTCGACGGTGCGGACGACGACGGGCCCGACGCGCTCCCCGCGATCGACCTCGACGCCGCCGCCAAGACGCTCGTCACCAGCCGGTCGCTCCGCCTCCGCCGTGACCGCCCGGAGCTCTTCACCCGGTACGTGCCGCTCGACGCGACCGGCCCGGCAGCCGACCACGTCGTCGCGTTCGACCGCGGTGGCGCCGTCACGGTGGCCACGCGCCTGCCCCTCGGCCTCGCGGCCGTGGGCGGCTGGGCGGACACGCTCCTGCACGTCGTCCCGGTGGAGCGGGTCGACCTGCTGACCGGTCGCCGCTTCCCTGCCGACCGCGACCTGCTGCTCGACGAGGTGCTCGCCGACTACCCGGTCGCGCTCCTCGTCCCGGCCGACGTCGTCGACGGAGCCGGGCACGACGCCGCGAGCACCGGCACCACCAGCACCAGCACGAGCACCAGCACCAGCACCAGCACCAGCACCGATGACACCGAGACCGACGCCCAGGCAGAGGTCGAGATCCTGGAGGGTCACGCATGACCAGTCCCGACCGCTACGGCGTCTGGGCCCCCGAGCCCGAGCGCGTCCGCCTCGTCGTCGACGACACCGAGTACGCACTCACCCGCGGCGACGACGACTGGTGGACCACCGACGAGGTCCTCCCCGTCGTCGGCGCCCGCTACGGCTTCCGCATCGGTGACGACGACGCCGTCCGCCCGGACCCGCGCAGCCGCTTCCAGCCCGAAGGTGTCCACGGCCCGTCCGAGGTCGTCGACCCGGCACGTTTCGCGTGGACCGACGACGCCTGGACCGGTCGCCCGGCCCGCGGCGGCGTGATCTACGAGATGCACGTCGGCACCTACACTCCCGAGGGCACGCTCGACGCGGCCGCGGCGAAGCTCGAGCACCTGGTCGAGCTCGGGGTCGAGTTCGTCGAGCTCCTGCCCGTGAACGGTGTCAACGGCGAGTGGAACTGGGGCTACGACGGGGTGGCGTGGTTCGCCGTGCACGCCCCGTACGGCGGCCCGGACGCCTACGACCGCTTCGTCGACCGGGCGCACGCGCTCGGCCTCGGCGTCATCCAGGACGTCGTGTACAACCACCTCGGACCGAGCGGCAACTACCTGCCGCTGTACGGGCCGTACCTCGTGCAGGGCCTGGCGAACACCTGGGGTGACTCGGTCAACGTCGAGCACCCCGAGGTGCGGCGCTACGTTCTCGACAACGTGCGCATGTGGTTCCGTGACCACCACGTCGACGGCCTCCGTCTCGACGCCGTGCACGCGATCCGCGACACCACCCGGCCGCACGTCCTGGCCGAGATGGCCAGCGAGACCGACGCCTACTCGGCGTTCACAGGCAAGCCGCTGTCGCTCATCGCCGAGTCGGACCTCAACGACCCGGTGATGTTCCGTCCGCGCGAGGCCGCGGGCTACGGGCTCGCCGGCCAGTGGTCGGACGACTTCCACCACGCCGTGCACGTCGCGGTGACCGGGGAGACGAACGGCTACTACGCCGACTTCGCGCCGCTGACCGCGCTGGCGAAGGTGCTCGACCACGGCTTCTTCCACGACGGCACCTGGTCGTCGTTCCGTGGCTCGCGCCACGGTCGGCCGATCGACCGGGGCACCTCCCCCACGACCGCCCTCGTGGTCGCGAACCAGAACCACGACCAGATCGGCAACCGTGCCGCGGGCGACCGCCTGGCGGCCACCGTGTCCGACGAGGGCCTGGTCATCGCAGCGGCCCTGACCCTGCTCGGCCCGTTCACGCCGATGCTGTTCATGGGCGAGGAGTTCGCGGCGACGACGCCCTGGCAGTTCTTCACGTCGCACCCCGAGCCGGAGCTCGGCAAGGTGACGGCCGAGGGTCGCATCAAGGAGTTCGCGCAGCACGGTTGGGACGAGTCGACCGTGCCGGACCCGCAGGACCCGACGACGTTCACGAACTCGAAACTCGACTGGTCCGACGTGGACTCGGAGCGCGGCGCCCGGGTCCTCAACGCCTACCGGGTGCTCGTCGCCCTCCGCCGGACCGACGAGGCCTTCGTCGACCACCGGTACGAGGCGAACGCGGTCCGCTTCAGCGAGGACGAGCGCTGGCTGGTGCTCACCCGCGGGCTGCTCGGCCCGACCGCAGCGCCGGTGCACGTGGTCGTGAACCTCTCGGACGACGCGACCGAGGTCCCTCTCGTCGGCGCCACCGGCGAGGTGCTGTTCAGCTTCGGCGACGCGGACTTCGACACGGACGGCGTCCGCTTCGGCGGCCGCGGCCTCGTGGTCGTGCGCTGACGGCGTCCGGCGAGCGGGGTCGCTGAGCACGCGCCCACACGACGGACGGGAGGCCCGGTACGAGCTGGTACCGGGCCTCCCGTCCGTCGTGGCGTCGGCTCGCAGGCCGCCGCGCCGCGCGTCGTCGGCTCAGGCCGGACGCTGTGCCGGCGAGACGACCTTCGCGGTGTCGCGCTCGGGGATGTCCCCGAGTGCGGCGTCGATCGCGGCGAGCGCGTCGGCGTCGAGCGTGACGCCCGCGGCCTTCACGTTGTCGGTGACCTGCTGCGGGCGCGAGGCGCCGACGATCGCCGACGCGACGTTCTCGTTCTGCAGCGTCCACGCGATGGCGAGCTGGGCGAGGGTGAGCCCGGCCTGGTCCGCGACCGGCTGCAGGCGCTGCACGGCCTCGAGGACCTCGTCGCGCATGAACCGCTTGATCATGTCCGCGCCGCCCTTCTCGTCCGTGGCGCGGGAGCCCTCGGGGAGCGGCTGACCCGGCTTGTACTTGCCGGTGAGGACGCCCTGGGCGATCGGCGACCAGACGATCTGGGAGAGGCCGAGCTGCTTCGAGGCGGGGACGACCTCGCCCTCGATGACGCGCCACAGCATCGAGTACTGCGGCTGGTTCGAGATGAGCTGGAAGCCGAGCTCCTTCGCGAGCGCCGCACCGGCACGGATCTGCTCGGCGGACCACTCGCTGACGCCGATGTACAGCGCCTTGCCCTGACGGACGACGTCCGCGAAGGCCTGCATGGTCTCCTCGAGCGGGGTCTCGTAGTCGTAGCGGTGCGCCTGGTACAGGTCGACGTAGTCGGTCTGCAGCCGCTCGAGGGAGCCGTTGATCGACTCCATGATGTGCTTCCGGCTGAGGCCGACGTCGTTGTGTCCCTTCGGACCGGTCGGCCAGTACACCTTCGTGAAGACCTCGAGGGACTGCCGGCGCTCACCCTTGAGCGCCTCGCCGAGGACGGTCTCGGCGGCGGTGTTCGCGTAGGTGTCCGCGGTGTCGAACGTGGTGATGCCGGCGTCGAGCGCTGCCCGCACGCACTGGGTGGCGACGTCGTTCTCGACCTGCGAGCCGTGCGTCAGCCAGTTGCCGTAGGTGATCTCGGAGATCTTGAGTCCGGAGTTGCCCAGGTACCTGAATTCCATGGGTCCGACGCTACTGGAGTGAGCGCTCCCGTGAGGGGTCCGGGCAGTACCCGGGACGACGCCTCGGTGAACAATGGTTGACGCTTCAACCAAACGGGTGCAGGATGGGGTAGCATCAAGGTCGATGCAGGCGCATGCACCATCGCGTCGGCCCCACGACTCATCGCTCGAAGACCACTCGTTCGAAGTAAGGACTCACCATGGCTCTCACCGCCTCCGCCATCCCCGGCTACGTCACCGGCACCTGGAAGCTCGACCCGACCCACTCCGAGGTCAGCTTCTCCGTCCGCCACCTCGCCATCAGCAAGGTCAAGGGCAAGTTCGAGCAGTTCGACGCCACGCTCGTCACCGCCGAGAACCCGCTCGACACCACCCTCGAGGCCTCGATCGACGTCGCCAGCATCAACACCAACCAGCCGCAGCGCGACCAGCACCTCGCGACCGGTGACTTCTTCCTCACCGAGGAGCACCCGCACATGACGTTCCGCTCGACGGGCATCCGCGAGGACGGCGACGACATGCTCATCGACGGCGAGCTCTCGCTGCGCGGCGTGACGAAGAACGTCACGCTGAAGACCGAGTTCGGCGGCGTCACCACCGACGGCTACGGCCAGGTCAAGCTCGGCGCCGAGGCGACGACCAAGATCGACCGCACCGAGTTCGGCGTGAACTGGAACGCAGCGCTCGAGGCCGGCGGCTTCACGCTCGGCAACGACGTCACGATCAACCTCGACGTCCAGTTCGTCCTCCAGGCGGCCTGACCTCCTGACACCACGAAGCCCCGGCGCCCTCGGCGTCGGGGCTTCGTGCCGTCCACCGAGCGGTAGCGTGAGCGACGCACCGACCCGCCGGCGGGAATCCAGCCGTGCACCGTCGGGTTGCAGGCACCACCGCCGACGAACAGGAGCCCACGATGCCCACCGACTGGATCGCCCTGCAGACCCTCGCGGCCGCGGAGTTCGGCCGCCGCGTTGCCGCTGTCACCGAGTGGGACGCCCCGACGCCCGACTCGGAGTGGACCACCCGCGACCTCGTCGCCCACGTCGTGGACGAGCAGCGCTGGATCCCGAAGCTCCTCACCGGGTGCGACCACGCCCAGGCCGAGGCGGACCTCGAACCGATCGGCGACGACCTCGTGGCCGAGTGGGAACGGCACTCGGGTGCCGCGATCGAGGCGTGGCAGCGCGCTCCCCAGGACACCCCGGTCCACCTCGCGACCGACGTCGTGAGCGCCGGCGAGTACCTCGCGGAGCAGACGAGCGACATCACGATCCACACGTGGGACCTCGCCCGCGCGACCGGGAGCGACGAGCAGCTGCCCGACGAACTCGTCGAGGCGGTGTGGACGCACTTCGAGCCGCAGATCCAGTCGCTCGAGGCCACGGGACTGTACGCGGCACCAGTGCAGGTGGACGACGATGCTCCTCTGCAGGTGCGGCTCCTCGCGGTCACCGGGCGGGACGCCCGGGTCTCCGCCTGACCACACCCGTCACGAGCGGCCGCCCGGTCGCCCGTTCGTCCCTCGCCCGCACGAGCGGACGCACACACCGCGACGCACCGCCTCCCGCGTGGTGGGTGACCGCGCCGCCTCCGGAAGGACCCAGCATGTCCGACACCCCGACCGTTCCCACCACCCGCCTGGGCAGCTCCGGGCTCGAGATCTCGGGCATCGTCCTCGGGATGATGTCCTACGGCGACCCGGCCGCCGGCTCGCACGCCTGGAGCGTCGGCATCGACGAGGCCCGCCCCTTCGTCCGCCGCGCCTTCGAGGCGGGCATCACGACCTTCGACACCGCGAACGTGTACTCCGCGGGCAGCAGCGAGGAGATCACCGGTCAGCTCCTCAAGGAGCTGGCACCGCGTGAAGAGGTCCAGGTCCTCACGAAGGTGTTCAACCGCATGCGCCCGGGTCGCAACGGCGCCGGCCTGTCGCGCGCGGCGATCATGCACGAGATCGACGCCTCGCTGACCCGCCTGGGCACCGACTACGTCGACCTGTACCAGATCCACCGCTTCGACCCGGAGACCCCGGTCGAGGAGACGATGGAGGCGCTGCACGACGTCGTCAAGGCCGGCAAGGCGCGCTACATCGGCGCGAGCAGCATGTGGGCGTGGCAGTTCGCCGAGATGCAGCACGTCGCCGAGCGCCACGGCTGGACCCGGTTCGTCAGCATGCAGGACCAGTACAACCTCCTCGAACGCGAGGAGGAGCGCGAGATGCACCCCTACTGCGCCCACACCGGCGTCGGGGTCATCCCGTGGAGCCCCCTCGCGCGTGGCAAGGTCACGCGCCCGTGGGACGCCCAGGGCTCCGGCTCGCGCTCGGACACGGACGAGTTCGGCAAGACCCTCTACCGCCAGGACGAGGACGCGAACCGCGCGATCGTCGACGCCGTCGGCCAGGTCGCCGAGGAGCGCGGCGCCAGCATGGCGCAGATCGCCCTGGCCTGGGTCGCCGGCAAGCCTGCCGTCTCCGCCCCGATCATCGGCGCGACGAAGGAGCACCACATCGACGACGCGGTCGCGGCGACCGCGATCACGCTGACCGACGACGAGGTCGCGCGACTCGAGCAGGCCTACACCCCGCGGGTGCCGTCCGGCTTCTGATCCCGGCGCCGGCGCAGGCCGTGGCCGTAGCCGCAGCCGTAGCCGTAGCCGTAGCCGTAGCCGTAGCCGTAGCCGTAGCCGCAGCCGCAGCCGAGGTCGCACGACACGCCGCCCACGCGCCGCCGAGGTCGCACGAACGGCCGGCCGGGCCCTCTCCTGGCGGCACGTCGTGCGACCTCGGCGGGCGGGCCGCGGCGGGTCGTGCGACCTCGCCGGTGCCCACGTGGGCGCGCCTACCGCTGCGGCGCCGCGGAACCCGGCCGAGCATCCGCGCAGGACCGAAGCGGCGCCTCCAGACAGCCCCGGCCGGACACGCCGAGGTCGCACGACACGACACGACACTCGCACGCCGCCGAGGTCGCACGAACGGCCGGCCGGGGACGGCCCTGGCGGCACTTCGTGCGACCTCGACGAGCGCGCCACGGCACTTCGCGCGACCTCGACGGCTGCCACCCGGGCGCGTCAGCGGCCGAGGGTCCGCGCGGAATCCGGCCGCGCCTCCAGATCGACACAGCCGGCCGCGCCGGAGTCGCACGACACGCCATCCGCACGCCGTCGGGGTCGCACGAACGGCCGGCCGGGGACGGCCCTGGCGGCACTTCGTGCGACCTCGACGAGCGCGCCATGGCACTTCGTGCGACCTCGACGAGCGCGCCACGGCGGGTCGTGCGACCTCAGCCCCGCCGACCTCGCCGACCCCGCCGGCTCCGGCAACGCCGTCAGGCCGCGCCGACTCCCCGCCCCGCCGCCGCCTCGCGCTCGAGCCGCGCGATGCGCGCCAACGCCGCACGCTCCGTGCCCGACTGCGTTCCCAGGACCCCGCCGATGCCGTCGAGGACGAGCCCGGTCGCACGGTCGACGGGCAGCTCGATCGGTCCGATCGCGGGCGTGCGGATGCCGAGCAGCGACCGGTGCCGCGGGTCGAGGGTCGAGACCGCGCCCTGGTACAGCGCCCGGTACCCCGGCCGGAGCAACTG
The sequence above is drawn from the Curtobacterium sp. L6-1 genome and encodes:
- the treZ gene encoding malto-oligosyltrehalose trehalohydrolase gives rise to the protein MTSPDRYGVWAPEPERVRLVVDDTEYALTRGDDDWWTTDEVLPVVGARYGFRIGDDDAVRPDPRSRFQPEGVHGPSEVVDPARFAWTDDAWTGRPARGGVIYEMHVGTYTPEGTLDAAAAKLEHLVELGVEFVELLPVNGVNGEWNWGYDGVAWFAVHAPYGGPDAYDRFVDRAHALGLGVIQDVVYNHLGPSGNYLPLYGPYLVQGLANTWGDSVNVEHPEVRRYVLDNVRMWFRDHHVDGLRLDAVHAIRDTTRPHVLAEMASETDAYSAFTGKPLSLIAESDLNDPVMFRPREAAGYGLAGQWSDDFHHAVHVAVTGETNGYYADFAPLTALAKVLDHGFFHDGTWSSFRGSRHGRPIDRGTSPTTALVVANQNHDQIGNRAAGDRLAATVSDEGLVIAAALTLLGPFTPMLFMGEEFAATTPWQFFTSHPEPELGKVTAEGRIKEFAQHGWDESTVPDPQDPTTFTNSKLDWSDVDSERGARVLNAYRVLVALRRTDEAFVDHRYEANAVRFSEDERWLVLTRGLLGPTAAPVHVVVNLSDDATEVPLVGATGEVLFSFGDADFDTDGVRFGGRGLVVVR
- the treY gene encoding malto-oligosyltrehalose synthase yields the protein MTRRHPTSTYRLQVTADFDLSAARDVVDYVRDLGADWIYLSPVLQAEPGSGHGYDVVDHTHVDTERGGDDALRALADAAHAVGLGVLVDVVPNHVGVATPAVNPWWWSLLEHGQESPVAWAFDVDWAAGDGRIRVPVLDDRLLEGVTLDRGTGDGSADGPRLLVGETAYPTAPGTVQDGDDVEAVHARQHYEFVHWKRADSELNYRRFFAVNTLAAIRVEEPEVFAASHGVIGSWFRDGLVDGLRIDHPDGLYDPAGYLDDLADLTGGAYTLVEKILEPGELLPASWPVDGTTGYDALGFVDRVFVDPAGEAPLAALEDRLRGAHVAWQDLTRGTRRGIADGILNSEVRRLARLLVTDPSVQGVGEPLAEERIVDAVAEVVASFEVYRTYLPEGIHHLIEALEVAAESRPDLADVVDRIAPALCDPDNAAAVRLQQTSGMVMAKGVEDTAFYRTSRLSSLSEVGGDPSVFAATTAEFHAAQVERLASWPSAMTTLTTHDTKRSEDTRARIAVLAELGGEWTEVFDRLNGLAPLEDGVFANLLWQAIVGARPASRERLHAYAEKASREAGDSTTWTEPDEAFERQMHALVDAAFDDPDVVAVLDALDERITAAGWSNGLGAKILQLTAPGVPDVYQGTEAWDRSLVDPDNRRPVDYAERRRVLAGLDGADDDGPDALPAIDLDAAAKTLVTSRSLRLRRDRPELFTRYVPLDATGPAADHVVAFDRGGAVTVATRLPLGLAAVGGWADTLLHVVPVERVDLLTGRRFPADRDLLLDEVLADYPVALLVPADVVDGAGHDAASTGTTSTSTSTSTSTSTSTDDTETDAQAEVEILEGHA
- a CDS encoding ECF transporter S component, with protein sequence MSTGTPIVTPTGRPTAKRSLRWRVVDIVVAAVLAVAVGVVFKLWDFAYEPIGAGLGLVLPGSQALVGGVWLLAGPLVAIVVRKPGAALFGEIVAASVEAMLGTQWGWGTLLSGLVQGIGAEIVFAIFLYSVWRLPVVMLAGAATGLALGLNDAFRYYAGATASFQVVYVICAIVSGVVISGLGSWLLVRALARTGVLSSFAAGREQGRRPRASAA
- the glgX gene encoding glycogen debranching protein GlgX, with product MHTWPGNPYPLGATYDGSGTNFAVFSEVAEGVELCLFDADGTEERVRLVEVDAHVWHAYLPTVGPGQEYGFRVHAPYDPANGLRSNPAKLLLDPYAKATSGDIDWDQSLFSYTFGDPDSTNDEDSASHMVKGVVINPFFDWQGDRAPRIPYGETVIYEAHVKGLTETHPDVPEEQRGTYAGVAHPAVIEHLKRLGVTTLELMPVHQFVNDSTLQDKGLSNYWGYNTIGFFAPHAHYSSSGDGGQQVQEFKTMVRELHRAGIEVVIDVVYNHTAEGNHLGPTLSFRGIDNAAYYRLMDDDKRYYMDVTGTGNSLNVGHPHSLQLIMDSLRYWVTEMHVDGFRFDLAAALAREFYEVDRLSAFFELVQQDPIVSQVKLIAEPWDVGPGGYQVGNFPPQWSEWNGKYRDTVRDFWRGEPSTLGEFASRISGSADLYEHDGRTPKASINFITAHDGFTLHDLVAYNEKHNDANGEDNNDGESHNRSWNSGVEGPTDDPEVTALRLQRRRNFLATLLLSQGVPMIAHGDELGRTQQGNNNVYAQDSELSWIDWATADDELIQFTADVVKLRHDHPTFRRTRYFNGRPVRRGEGEPLPDVVWLTPAGDAMQPEEWDSGFGKSVGMYLNGEGIRGRDARGERVTDVAFLTYFNAHDGVVTFTLPPEEYSPGWTVRIDTAEPGAREEVLEAGEPLDVPARSMIVLRAEPEHEIQRTPVDTAQQGEPEHPAATPANPAASAAPSAAGTAGAAGVPAAASSASAAEPTTDAAPVSDAPDPTETDTPGSAA